The following proteins are encoded in a genomic region of Lachnospiraceae bacterium KM106-2:
- a CDS encoding hydroxymethylpyrimidine phosphate kinase ThiD, with amino-acid sequence MRTALTIAGSDSSGGAGIQADIKTMTTNGVYAMSAITALTAQNTTGVTDIMEVNGAFLKEQLDCIFTDIYPDAVKIGMVSSSELIEVIAERLRFYHAKNIVIDPVMVATSGAKLISDEAIETLKETLLPLADIITPNIPEAECLAQRKISSKEDMIAAAKLISERYGVAVLCKGGHALNDANDLLCYQGEHEWFLGKRIDNPNTHGTGCTLSSAIAANLAKGYDRNTSVKKAKSYLSGALADMLDLGSGSGPMNHAFAVSGEY; translated from the coding sequence ATGAGAACAGCATTAACAATCGCTGGAAGTGATTCTAGCGGAGGCGCCGGAATTCAAGCAGATATTAAGACAATGACCACGAATGGAGTTTATGCCATGAGTGCGATCACCGCTTTGACTGCACAGAATACAACCGGTGTTACAGATATCATGGAAGTGAATGGAGCATTTTTAAAAGAGCAGCTTGACTGCATCTTTACGGATATTTATCCAGATGCCGTGAAGATTGGAATGGTATCGTCTTCCGAATTGATCGAGGTAATTGCAGAGCGTTTACGGTTCTATCATGCAAAGAATATCGTGATTGATCCGGTTATGGTTGCAACAAGCGGAGCAAAATTGATCAGTGATGAAGCGATAGAGACATTAAAGGAAACACTTCTTCCACTTGCGGATATTATTACGCCGAATATCCCCGAGGCAGAGTGTCTGGCACAAAGAAAGATTTCAAGTAAAGAGGATATGATCGCGGCGGCTAAACTAATCTCAGAACGTTATGGGGTAGCGGTACTTTGTAAGGGCGGTCACGCACTAAATGATGCCAATGATCTACTTTGTTATCAAGGAGAGCATGAATGGTTTTTAGGAAAACGGATCGATAATCCTAATACCCATGGAACAGGGTGTACATTATCCAGTGCGATCGCAGCCAATCTTGCGAAAGGATATGATAGGAATACATCTGTGAAGAAGGCAAAGAGTTACCTTTCGGGAGCCTTAGCTGATATGCTTGATCTCGGTAGCGGAAGTGGTCCGATGAACCATGCATTTGCCGTTTCCGGCGAATATTAG
- a CDS encoding thiamin-phosphate pyrophosphorylase, whose protein sequence is MKCDKKDLALYAITDRSWLYEETLYEQVEKALKGGATFIQIREKELERAKFLEEARQLKTLCKQYQVPFIINDDISIAKEIDADGVHIGQSDGTADEVRKLLGEDKIIGVSAQTVEQAMLAEKMGADYLGVGAVFSTNTKKDAQDVSYATLAAICKAVQIPVIAIGGITKANVEELKGSGICGIAVISAIFASKDITKATAELRQRSEALFQS, encoded by the coding sequence ATGAAGTGCGATAAGAAGGATCTTGCCTTATATGCGATCACAGATCGCAGTTGGCTTTATGAGGAGACGCTCTATGAGCAGGTAGAGAAGGCTCTAAAAGGTGGAGCAACCTTTATTCAGATCAGAGAGAAAGAACTAGAACGAGCTAAGTTTCTAGAAGAGGCAAGACAGTTAAAGACTTTATGTAAGCAATACCAGGTTCCATTTATCATCAATGATGATATCAGTATTGCAAAAGAAATCGATGCGGATGGGGTTCATATTGGACAATCCGATGGGACGGCAGATGAAGTTCGTAAACTCTTAGGAGAGGATAAGATCATCGGTGTGTCTGCACAGACCGTTGAACAAGCAATGTTAGCTGAAAAGATGGGCGCTGATTATCTTGGCGTAGGAGCTGTATTTTCTACCAATACAAAAAAAGATGCCCAGGATGTCAGCTATGCTACCTTAGCGGCAATCTGTAAGGCAGTTCAGATTCCGGTGATCGCCATCGGGGGGATTACAAAAGCAAATGTAGAAGAACTAAAAGGAAGTGGAATCTGTGGGATTGCAGTGATCAGTGCTATTTTTGCAAGCAAGGATATTACGAAAGCAACAGCAGAGTTACGACAAAGATCAGAAGCACTCTTTCAATCATAA
- a CDS encoding hydroxyethylthiazole kinase encodes MLKEYLENVRKTMPLVHNITNYVTVNDVANVILACGGSPIMADEKEEVEEITSICGGLNINIGTLNARTIDAMILAGKKANALGHPVLLDPVGAGASTLRTNTALKLIDEIQLSVIRGNISEIKTLASGDGTTKGVDADISDAVTKEHIDTAVAFAKQFSKEHHVVVAITGAIDLVADENRCYCIYNGRSEMGRITGTGCQLSGIMTAFLVANQNHPLEAAATAVMMMGVAGEIGWEHKKAEEGNATFRNRIIDAIYNMTGEELERRARYEVR; translated from the coding sequence ATGTTAAAAGAATATTTAGAAAACGTAAGAAAGACTATGCCATTAGTACATAACATTACTAATTACGTTACGGTAAATGATGTAGCAAATGTAATTTTAGCCTGTGGGGGAAGCCCTATCATGGCAGATGAGAAAGAGGAAGTGGAAGAGATCACTTCCATCTGTGGAGGATTAAACATCAATATTGGTACATTAAATGCCAGAACGATCGATGCGATGATCTTAGCGGGGAAGAAGGCAAATGCATTAGGGCACCCTGTATTGTTAGACCCAGTAGGAGCAGGGGCAAGTACCCTTCGTACCAATACGGCATTAAAGTTGATCGATGAGATTCAGTTAAGTGTGATCAGAGGAAATATTTCAGAAATTAAGACACTAGCAAGTGGAGATGGAACGACAAAAGGGGTAGATGCAGATATCAGTGATGCTGTGACCAAAGAACATATAGATACCGCAGTTGCCTTTGCAAAACAGTTTTCCAAGGAACATCATGTTGTTGTAGCAATCACAGGGGCAATTGATCTAGTTGCAGATGAGAACCGCTGTTATTGTATCTATAACGGAAGAAGCGAGATGGGCAGAATTACGGGAACAGGATGCCAACTATCTGGTATTATGACAGCCTTTCTTGTGGCGAATCAGAATCATCCGTTAGAGGCAGCTGCAACAGCTGTCATGATGATGGGAGTAGCAGGAGAGATCGGATGGGAACATAAAAAAGCAGAAGAAGGAAATGCCACATTTCGCAATCGGATCATCGACGCCATTTACAATATGACAGGAGAAGAGTTAGAGAGGAGAGCAAGATATGAAGTGCGATAA
- a CDS encoding probable transcriptional regulator — translation MFEVGELVVYGSAGVCEVTDISTLDLDDVDEEKLYYFLLPLNTNSSKIFTPLENRKIIMRQLITKEEAMDLLENIPELEMFDTRNNKLRETQYKDAYRSCECKEWLKVIKTIHTRNQKRVAQGKKITSMDERFLKKVEDALYQEFSIVLEKTREEIEAMICEGLDVVTLSN, via the coding sequence ATGTTTGAAGTTGGAGAGTTGGTTGTGTATGGAAGCGCTGGTGTATGCGAGGTTACAGATATCTCAACACTAGACTTAGATGATGTCGATGAAGAGAAGTTATATTATTTTCTCTTACCGCTCAACACAAACAGCAGTAAGATCTTTACACCACTTGAAAATCGTAAGATAATCATGCGTCAGTTGATCACGAAAGAAGAGGCTATGGATCTGTTAGAGAACATTCCTGAATTAGAAATGTTTGATACAAGAAATAATAAGTTACGTGAGACACAATATAAAGATGCTTATCGTAGTTGTGAATGTAAGGAATGGCTTAAAGTTATAAAGACGATCCATACTAGAAATCAAAAACGTGTTGCACAAGGAAAGAAGATTACATCGATGGATGAGCGTTTCCTAAAGAAAGTAGAAGATGCTCTTTATCAGGAATTCTCCATCGTATTAGAAAAGACAAGAGAAGAAATTGAAGCAATGATCTGTGAAGGCTTAGATGTTGTAACATTAAGTAATTAA